In Synergistales bacterium, the DNA window GAGTGTATTGAGCCAGGATTGGGGATTCTCACGGCATGCCATGTCGTTCATGGCGTGGTCGCCGGCGACAACCATGAAGGGAACCAGCGTAACCAGCTCCGCCCCGATGTGGTGCAACCGTTCTTTGACCTCCGCCATCCCGGGAAACCCCTTGACGGTTCCTACCACAAAGCGCCGGGTGTGGCTTTCAAGCACAAGCTGGAGCTGTCTGTAGGCGCCGTTGCCGCCGTGGTGCGTCCCGTGACCCATAAGTACGACAGCGCCGCCATCATCGGTGTATTCTCCGTAGGCCCGCTTGAGGATTCCGGCCATTTCACTGTAGTCGTCGTTATGGAGAAGAAGCGGGGCACCGAGTGCCAGCCTGGAAAAGCCCGGCACCCCCGGGGTATTGCCGAAGGCTTCCACGCCAGCGGCAAGGTCGTGGAATTCCGCGCCTGCCGTGATGTGGGTGGGCTGGACGGCGACATTGGTGAACTGTTCGCCCTTCATCTTGGCCAGCGCCGTCATGGGGCTGTCGATATGGAGGCCCTGCTTTTGGGCGATCTTGTTGCGGATGATTCCGGAGGAGTAGGCGAGACGGACCTCGACATCAGGATAGGCGCTCCTGGCGGCTTCCACCAGATTGTCGATGGCCACCTGCGCCT includes these proteins:
- a CDS encoding sirohydrochlorin cobaltochelatase encodes the protein MLIAVAIAVVSCFVGGAATVHAHHQGKQQKKGILIVAYGTSVPQAQVAIDNLVEAARSAYPDVEVRLAYSSGIIRNKIAQKQGLHIDSPMTALAKMKGEQFTNVAVQPTHITAGAEFHDLAAGVEAFGNTPGVPGFSRLALGAPLLLHNDDYSEMAGILKRAYGEYTDDGGAVVLMGHGTHHGGNGAYRQLQLVLESHTRRFVVGTVKGFPGMAEVKERLHHIGAELVTLVPFMVVAGDHAMNDMACRENPQSWLNTLNAAGYRTTAIVKGLGELEEVPHLMLKHLHEAALRAFE